In the genome of Segatella copri, one region contains:
- a CDS encoding mannitol dehydrogenase family protein: MKLNEILSDSFNAAEWEAKGYQLPQYDIAAVAKKTHDEPTWVHFGAGNIFRAFPAAILNDALNTGKYDRGVIVAESFDYEIIDKAYRPYHNLSLLVSLQSNGTIEKKVIASITESLKADKQFGEDWARLVQIFQAPSLQMVTFTITEKGYSFNDADLARGLDAVFAMGKLTALLYERYKAGKLPVTLQSTDNCSHNGDHVKAGVKAYAERWVKDGIVEAGFLDYINDSSKVTYPWSMIDKITPRPHEKVQAMLAEDGFEDNDTIITEKHTFTAPFVNAEEVQYLVCEDTYTNGRPPLELGGALYTTRKTVDEVETMKVTTCLNPLHTAMSIYGCMLDYTLISAEMADEDLRAFIQKIGYIEAMPVVTDPGVLNPYEFIGTVINKRLPNPFMPDAPQRIATDTSQKLSIRFGETIKKYIDRGLDKSNLVLIPLVLAGYARYLKALDDNLKPFEPSSDPLLAELQAIVAPLEVGKADQDYSCLKNLYSRKDVFGLDLYEAGFGEQIEGMVKELFAGKGAVRQTLHKYVAAR, translated from the coding sequence ATGAAACTGAACGAAATTCTTTCAGACAGCTTTAATGCTGCAGAATGGGAAGCTAAAGGTTATCAGCTTCCTCAGTATGACATCGCAGCCGTAGCTAAGAAGACTCACGACGAGCCTACTTGGGTTCACTTCGGCGCAGGTAACATCTTCCGTGCTTTCCCGGCAGCCATCCTCAACGATGCGCTCAACACGGGCAAGTACGATCGTGGCGTAATCGTGGCCGAAAGCTTCGACTACGAAATCATCGACAAGGCTTATCGCCCTTATCATAACCTCTCGCTTCTCGTCAGCCTCCAGAGCAACGGAACCATCGAGAAGAAGGTCATCGCTTCTATCACAGAAAGCCTCAAGGCGGATAAGCAGTTTGGGGAGGATTGGGCCCGATTGGTTCAGATCTTCCAGGCACCAAGTCTGCAGATGGTAACTTTCACCATCACAGAGAAGGGATATTCTTTCAATGATGCCGATTTGGCTCGTGGTCTCGATGCAGTCTTCGCCATGGGTAAGCTCACGGCTCTTCTCTATGAGCGTTATAAGGCTGGCAAGTTGCCTGTAACCCTTCAGTCAACAGACAACTGTTCTCACAATGGCGACCATGTAAAGGCTGGCGTCAAGGCTTACGCCGAGCGCTGGGTAAAGGATGGCATCGTTGAGGCTGGATTCCTGGATTACATCAACGACAGCAGCAAGGTAACCTATCCTTGGTCTATGATTGATAAGATTACCCCTCGTCCTCACGAGAAGGTACAGGCGATGCTTGCCGAGGATGGTTTCGAGGACAACGATACCATCATCACCGAAAAGCATACCTTCACCGCTCCTTTCGTGAATGCAGAGGAAGTGCAGTATCTCGTTTGCGAGGATACCTATACCAACGGTCGCCCACCATTGGAGCTGGGCGGTGCGCTCTATACCACCCGCAAGACTGTGGATGAGGTGGAGACCATGAAGGTAACCACCTGTCTGAACCCATTGCATACAGCGATGTCTATCTATGGCTGCATGCTCGACTATACTCTGATTTCTGCCGAGATGGCTGATGAAGACCTTCGTGCCTTCATCCAGAAGATTGGTTACATCGAGGCGATGCCAGTGGTTACAGACCCAGGCGTATTGAATCCATACGAGTTTATCGGCACCGTTATCAACAAGCGTCTGCCTAACCCATTCATGCCAGATGCTCCTCAGCGCATCGCTACCGATACCAGCCAGAAGCTCTCTATCCGTTTCGGTGAGACCATCAAGAAGTATATCGACCGTGGTCTCGACAAGAGCAACCTTGTGCTGATTCCATTGGTATTGGCAGGTTACGCCCGTTATCTCAAGGCATTGGATGATAACCTAAAGCCATTCGAGCCATCTTCCGACCCATTGTTGGCAGAACTCCAGGCCATCGTGGCTCCTCTGGAGGTAGGCAAGGCAGATCAGGACTATTCTTGCCTGAAGAATCTCTATTCCCGCAAGGATGTATTCGGACTCGATCTCTATGAGGCTGGCTTCGGCGAGCAGATTGAGGGCATGGTAAAGGAACTCTTCGCCGGCAAGGGTGCCGTAAGACAGACATTGCATAAATATGTTGCAGCAAGATAA
- the uxuA gene encoding mannonate dehydratase, with protein sequence MERTWRWFGKKDKITLAQLKQIGVEGIVTALHDVPLGEVWTREKIHELKEYIESYGMKWSVVESLPVVETLKYGGPDRDHQIEVYKQSLRNLGEEGIKCICYNFMPVLDWARTDLAHENPNGANNLYMNWGEFAYFDIYILQREGAREDWAEFSKEHKWGRDLVAEADEIKKTSTPEQDHALVENIIIKTQGFVSGNFSEGDSAPVQKFRDLLKLYDGIDKKKLQENMKYWLEAIMPICDEYDINMCVHPDDPPYPVFGLPRIIGRAEDIQWMLDAVPNKHNGLTFCAGSFSAGEHNDCVAMAKQFADRTHFVHLRSCYIFPNGNFTEASHLGGRGHLIDLCRIFEKAEQEGKCNSGRRLPMRVDHGMTFTDEPGGVFDESNHGHNAGYTLLGRMFAMGQIQGVIATVDDELGIEYKQPGFYD encoded by the coding sequence ATGGAAAGAACATGGCGCTGGTTTGGCAAGAAGGATAAGATTACACTTGCACAGTTGAAGCAGATTGGTGTAGAGGGCATCGTTACCGCATTGCACGATGTTCCTCTGGGCGAGGTTTGGACACGCGAGAAGATTCATGAGCTCAAGGAGTACATCGAGTCTTACGGTATGAAATGGAGCGTGGTTGAGTCTTTGCCAGTGGTTGAAACCTTGAAGTATGGCGGCCCCGACCGTGACCATCAGATTGAGGTCTATAAGCAGAGTCTCCGCAACCTGGGCGAGGAAGGCATCAAGTGCATCTGTTACAACTTCATGCCGGTTTTGGACTGGGCTCGTACCGATTTGGCACACGAGAATCCTAACGGAGCCAACAACCTCTATATGAACTGGGGCGAGTTTGCCTACTTCGATATCTACATCCTCCAGCGTGAAGGTGCCCGTGAGGATTGGGCTGAGTTCTCTAAGGAGCACAAGTGGGGCAGAGACCTGGTGGCTGAGGCTGATGAAATCAAGAAGACTTCTACACCAGAGCAGGATCATGCCTTGGTAGAGAATATCATCATCAAGACCCAGGGTTTCGTATCGGGTAACTTCAGCGAGGGCGACTCGGCTCCTGTACAGAAGTTCCGCGACCTGTTGAAACTTTATGATGGCATCGACAAGAAGAAGTTGCAGGAGAACATGAAGTATTGGCTGGAGGCCATCATGCCTATCTGCGATGAATACGATATCAACATGTGTGTTCACCCGGATGATCCTCCTTATCCAGTATTCGGCTTGCCAAGAATCATCGGTCGTGCCGAGGATATCCAGTGGATGTTGGATGCTGTGCCAAACAAGCACAACGGTTTGACTTTCTGTGCAGGTTCATTCTCTGCCGGCGAGCACAACGACTGTGTGGCTATGGCGAAGCAGTTTGCCGACCGCACCCACTTCGTTCACCTTCGTTCCTGCTACATCTTCCCTAACGGCAACTTCACGGAGGCTTCTCACCTGGGTGGTCGTGGCCACCTGATAGATCTTTGCCGCATCTTCGAGAAGGCAGAGCAGGAAGGCAAGTGCAATTCGGGTCGCAGACTGCCTATGCGAGTAGATCACGGTATGACCTTCACCGATGAGCCAGGCGGCGTATTTGATGAGAGCAACCACGGCCACAATGCCGGTTACACCCTCCTGGGCCGCATGTTTGCCATGGGTCAGATTCAGGGCGTGATTGCTACCGTGGATGATGAGCTGGGCATAGAGTACAAGCAGCCGGGATTCTATGATTAG
- a CDS encoding glycosyl hydrolase 115 family protein: MRYKKILFAGLAAWMSLSSFAFDLKTESQVVIKGDTMQMAPVAKTALKMLQGDIKKVLGSEMKLQMASLGKTSDKNESSEGSSDKNIIILSKDAAAFAYKKEAFQIKAENGNLYIKGSDDHGLAYGILEVSRLLGVSPWEWWADAKPKHLDGFNLKDGYRNEQAPSVEFRGIFINDEDWGLMPWSGKTYEPSDIKGHIGPKTNARIFELLLRLRANTYWPAMHECTKPFFLTQGNREVAQQYGIYIGGSHCEPMASSTAGEWPARGKGQYDFVHNRGNVLQFWEDRVKEVAGQPILYTIGMRGVHDGAMQGAKTVKEQKTVLDSVLKAQRGLLGKYVEKDVTQVPQLFVPYKEVLDVYHAGLQVPEDVCLVWCDDNYGMVRHFPTAAEGARKGGNGIYYHVSYWGRPHDYLWLGTFSPSVMYQQMSMAWHKGIQKFWILNVGDIKPAEYQIELFLDMAWNMNSIYPGDSADKDLLPNNDWLAQHEMNFWTREFGKQLAEKMLPVMQESYRLAYIRKPEFLGNTRCEERDKKYSIISDLPWSEQYINARLADYKELADESERIEKMLNKAIAKGNLPKERKDEFYQLFKYPVQAAAQMNNKLLYGQLARHGKETSKDWGAGYWAKSDAAYDSIVSLTKIYNQGYYNHGKWNGIMDFEPRKQPVFRRVPHTEATQPMVKMPEYIAKWNATDATVGNPAAWYGLGYEGKAAGIVRNQEIGFAFEGRKVKGDSVTIEVRWVPTHPVDNKLRFALSLDGGNPVVKEYQTKGRSELWKVNTLQCQARVCIQLPITKRKKHLLSIKALDDGMVLDQVYLY, encoded by the coding sequence ATGAGATATAAAAAGATATTATTCGCAGGTCTGGCTGCATGGATGAGCCTATCATCATTTGCCTTCGACCTCAAGACTGAAAGCCAGGTGGTTATAAAAGGAGATACCATGCAGATGGCACCTGTGGCTAAGACTGCACTGAAAATGTTGCAGGGCGACATCAAGAAGGTGCTGGGAAGTGAGATGAAACTGCAGATGGCTTCTCTCGGCAAGACTTCTGATAAGAATGAATCTTCTGAGGGAAGTTCTGATAAGAACATCATCATTCTTTCTAAGGATGCTGCAGCCTTCGCTTACAAGAAGGAGGCGTTTCAGATAAAAGCAGAGAATGGCAACCTATATATAAAAGGTAGCGACGACCACGGACTCGCCTACGGCATCCTGGAAGTTTCCAGATTGCTGGGCGTATCGCCTTGGGAATGGTGGGCGGATGCCAAGCCGAAGCATCTCGACGGTTTCAATCTGAAGGATGGCTATCGCAACGAGCAGGCGCCATCGGTGGAGTTCCGCGGCATCTTCATCAACGATGAGGATTGGGGCTTGATGCCATGGTCGGGCAAGACCTACGAGCCATCGGATATCAAGGGGCATATCGGCCCGAAGACCAATGCCCGCATCTTCGAGCTGCTGCTCCGTCTTCGTGCCAACACCTATTGGCCAGCGATGCACGAATGCACCAAGCCTTTCTTCCTGACTCAGGGCAACAGAGAGGTGGCTCAGCAGTATGGCATCTACATAGGCGGTTCCCATTGCGAGCCGATGGCTTCGAGCACGGCTGGCGAATGGCCGGCAAGAGGCAAGGGACAGTATGACTTTGTGCATAACAGGGGAAACGTGCTCCAGTTCTGGGAAGACAGAGTGAAGGAGGTGGCTGGTCAGCCTATCCTCTACACCATAGGTATGCGAGGCGTACACGACGGAGCGATGCAGGGAGCCAAGACCGTGAAGGAGCAAAAAACAGTATTAGATAGCGTCTTGAAGGCGCAGAGAGGGTTATTGGGAAAATATGTGGAGAAGGATGTGACGCAGGTGCCTCAGCTGTTCGTGCCTTACAAGGAGGTGCTCGACGTGTATCATGCAGGCTTGCAGGTGCCGGAGGACGTGTGCCTGGTATGGTGTGACGACAATTACGGAATGGTGCGCCACTTTCCTACAGCCGCAGAGGGTGCCCGCAAGGGTGGCAACGGCATCTACTACCACGTGAGTTACTGGGGCCGTCCGCACGATTACCTCTGGCTCGGCACCTTCTCGCCATCGGTGATGTATCAGCAGATGTCGATGGCTTGGCACAAGGGCATCCAGAAGTTTTGGATTCTGAACGTGGGCGACATCAAGCCTGCCGAGTATCAGATAGAACTCTTCCTGGATATGGCGTGGAACATGAACAGCATCTATCCGGGCGACAGTGCCGACAAGGATCTGCTGCCTAATAATGATTGGCTGGCTCAGCACGAGATGAACTTCTGGACCCGCGAGTTCGGCAAGCAGTTGGCAGAGAAGATGCTGCCTGTGATGCAGGAGAGCTATCGTCTGGCATACATCCGCAAGCCGGAGTTCCTGGGCAACACGAGATGTGAGGAAAGAGACAAGAAATACAGCATTATCAGCGACCTACCTTGGAGCGAGCAGTATATCAACGCCCGCCTGGCAGATTACAAGGAGCTGGCAGATGAATCTGAGAGAATTGAAAAGATGCTCAACAAGGCGATAGCCAAAGGCAATCTGCCTAAGGAGCGAAAGGATGAGTTCTATCAACTATTCAAATATCCCGTGCAGGCAGCTGCCCAGATGAACAATAAGTTGCTCTATGGGCAGCTGGCCCGCCACGGAAAGGAAACATCCAAGGACTGGGGCGCAGGATATTGGGCCAAGAGCGATGCGGCATACGACAGCATCGTGAGCCTGACCAAGATTTACAACCAGGGGTATTACAACCACGGCAAGTGGAACGGAATCATGGATTTTGAGCCTCGCAAGCAGCCGGTGTTCCGCCGCGTGCCGCATACGGAGGCTACCCAGCCGATGGTGAAAATGCCTGAATATATTGCGAAATGGAACGCCACAGATGCCACCGTGGGCAATCCTGCCGCATGGTATGGATTGGGCTACGAAGGCAAGGCGGCTGGCATAGTCAGAAATCAGGAAATAGGTTTTGCTTTCGAAGGTAGGAAGGTGAAGGGTGATTCGGTTACCATCGAAGTTCGTTGGGTTCCGACTCATCCTGTGGATAACAAGTTACGGTTCGCTCTCTCGCTGGATGGTGGAAATCCTGTCGTCAAGGAGTATCAGACTAAGGGAAGAAGCGAGCTGTGGAAGGTGAACACCCTGCAATGCCAGGCTCGTGTGTGCATCCAGCTGCCCATCACCAAGCGGAAGAAACATCTCCTCAGCATCAAGGCTCTGGATGATGGTATGGTCTTAGACCAAGTATATCTGTATTGA
- a CDS encoding GH36-type glycosyl hydrolase domain-containing protein, protein MVEKKYGHFDDANREYVITDPKTPWPWINYLGNEDFFSLISNTAGGYSFYKDAKFRRITRYRYNGVPMDNGGRYFYIKDGDTVWNPGWKPCKTPLDSYECRHGMNYTRITGSKNGVEASVLFFVPLHTWAEVQKMTLKNQSQEVKTLKVFSFAEWCLWNAATDMENFQRNFSTGEVEIEGSTIYHKTEYRERRNHYAFYTVNTEIQGYDTDRESFIGLYNEFAEPEAVMEGKPRNSFAHGWSPIASHYIEVTLQPGESRDLIFLLGYVENEQDKKFSAKKVINKEKAHQLIAKLDTTEKVDAAFAELNQYWDNLLNIFTVKSGNDKLDRMVNIWNQYQCMITFCMSRSASFFESGIGRGMGFRDSNQDLVGFVHQIPTRARQRIIDIASTQFPDGGCYHQYQPLTKRGNNDIGGGFNDDPCWLIFGTVAYIKETGDFSILSEQVPFDNQPGSEVSLFEHLKISMNHVINNLGPHKLPLIGRADWNDCLNLNCFSWDPNESFQTTENKGEGSKAESLMIAGLFVVTGKDYVALCKQLAKEAANSHEGTIAGLAEEDYLVEAERMQQAVDEMNEAVKQHGWDGEWFLRAYDFFGNKIGSDENEEGKIFIESQGWCTMAGIGLEEGLCAKALDSAKERLECEHGMVLNNPAYTTYHVEMGEISSYPEGYKENAGIFCHNNPWVIIGETVAGRGNDAWNHYTKILPSYVEEKYQTLHKVEPYVNCQMVAGKDAAKPGEGKNSWLTGTAAWMWYTVSEFILGIKPDYEGLNIDPCLPSTAHEYEVTRKFRGGEYHIVVKNPEGREKGVKQITVDGKAIAGTIVPCLEGKHEVVVEM, encoded by the coding sequence ATGGTAGAGAAAAAGTACGGTCATTTTGATGACGCCAATCGCGAGTACGTGATTACAGATCCAAAGACTCCATGGCCTTGGATCAACTATTTGGGTAACGAGGATTTCTTCTCGCTCATCTCAAACACAGCAGGTGGTTATTCCTTCTACAAGGATGCCAAGTTCCGTCGCATCACCCGTTACCGCTACAACGGTGTGCCGATGGATAACGGCGGTCGCTATTTCTACATCAAGGATGGCGATACCGTATGGAACCCAGGGTGGAAACCTTGCAAGACACCGCTCGACAGCTACGAGTGCCGCCACGGCATGAACTATACCCGCATCACGGGCAGCAAGAACGGCGTGGAGGCAAGTGTGCTCTTCTTCGTGCCACTGCACACCTGGGCAGAGGTGCAGAAGATGACGCTGAAGAACCAGTCGCAGGAGGTGAAGACCCTCAAGGTATTCTCCTTTGCCGAATGGTGCCTCTGGAATGCAGCCACCGATATGGAGAACTTCCAGCGCAACTTCTCAACGGGCGAAGTAGAGATAGAGGGTTCTACCATCTATCACAAGACCGAATATCGTGAGCGCCGCAACCACTATGCTTTCTACACAGTGAATACCGAGATTCAGGGCTACGATACCGACCGCGAGAGCTTCATCGGACTCTACAACGAGTTTGCTGAGCCGGAAGCCGTGATGGAAGGCAAGCCACGCAACAGTTTTGCCCACGGATGGAGCCCTATCGCATCTCATTATATCGAGGTTACCCTGCAGCCAGGCGAGAGCCGCGACCTCATCTTCCTGCTGGGCTATGTGGAGAACGAGCAGGACAAGAAGTTTAGCGCCAAGAAGGTAATCAACAAGGAGAAGGCTCATCAGCTTATCGCCAAGCTTGATACCACCGAAAAGGTGGATGCAGCCTTTGCTGAACTCAACCAGTACTGGGATAACCTGCTGAACATCTTCACCGTGAAGAGCGGCAACGACAAGTTAGACCGCATGGTGAACATCTGGAACCAGTATCAGTGCATGATTACCTTCTGCATGTCGCGTTCGGCAAGTTTCTTCGAGAGCGGCATCGGCAGAGGCATGGGCTTCCGCGATTCCAACCAGGACCTCGTAGGCTTCGTGCATCAGATTCCTACCCGTGCCCGCCAGCGCATCATCGACATCGCCAGCACCCAGTTCCCAGACGGTGGTTGCTATCACCAGTATCAGCCACTCACCAAGCGTGGCAACAACGACATAGGTGGCGGTTTCAACGACGACCCATGCTGGCTCATTTTCGGCACCGTGGCCTATATCAAGGAAACGGGCGACTTCTCCATCCTCTCAGAGCAGGTGCCTTTCGACAACCAGCCAGGCAGCGAGGTGAGTCTCTTTGAACATCTGAAGATTTCGATGAACCATGTTATCAACAACCTGGGTCCGCATAAGCTTCCACTCATCGGCAGAGCCGACTGGAACGACTGTCTGAACCTGAACTGCTTCTCCTGGGATCCTAACGAGAGTTTCCAGACCACCGAGAACAAGGGCGAAGGCAGCAAGGCAGAGAGCCTGATGATAGCCGGTCTGTTCGTTGTTACCGGAAAGGACTACGTGGCTCTGTGCAAGCAGCTTGCCAAGGAAGCCGCGAACAGCCATGAAGGCACTATCGCCGGACTTGCCGAGGAAGATTATCTCGTAGAAGCCGAGCGCATGCAGCAGGCTGTAGATGAGATGAACGAGGCTGTGAAGCAGCATGGATGGGACGGTGAATGGTTCCTCCGCGCTTACGATTTCTTCGGCAACAAGATTGGTAGTGATGAGAACGAGGAAGGCAAGATCTTCATCGAGAGTCAGGGCTGGTGTACCATGGCTGGCATCGGACTGGAAGAAGGTCTCTGCGCCAAGGCATTGGACAGTGCCAAGGAGCGCCTGGAATGCGAACACGGAATGGTGCTGAACAACCCAGCCTACACCACCTATCATGTAGAGATGGGCGAGATTTCATCCTATCCGGAAGGTTACAAGGAGAATGCCGGCATCTTCTGCCACAACAATCCTTGGGTCATCATCGGCGAAACCGTTGCCGGACGTGGCAATGATGCCTGGAATCATTATACCAAGATTCTGCCAAGCTATGTAGAGGAGAAGTATCAGACCCTGCACAAGGTGGAGCCATACGTAAACTGCCAGATGGTAGCCGGCAAGGATGCTGCCAAGCCAGGCGAAGGCAAGAACTCATGGTTAACAGGCACTGCCGCCTGGATGTGGTACACCGTGTCGGAGTTCATCCTCGGCATCAAACCAGATTACGAGGGATTGAACATCGACCCATGTCTGCCAAGCACCGCCCATGAGTACGAGGTAACCCGCAAGTTCCGTGGTGGCGAATACCACATCGTGGTAAAGAACCCAGAAGGAAGGGAGAAAGGCGTGAAGCAGATTACAGTGGATGGCAAAGCCATCGCAGGCACCATCGTTCCTTGCCTGGAAGGCAAGCACGAAGTGGTGGTTGAAATGTAA